A window of the Cannabis sativa cultivar Pink pepper isolate KNU-18-1 chromosome X, ASM2916894v1, whole genome shotgun sequence genome harbors these coding sequences:
- the LOC133032287 gene encoding uncharacterized protein LOC133032287 has product MSYEKAWRCREKGLMYSRGTPAAAYSQLPGYFYVLEQKNPGTITDIITEDNRFKYCFWSLAACRRGFKFCRPVISIDGTFLKTRFGGTMLVPVAYDANNQLFPIAFAIVDSENHDSWKYFLQKLKEAIGEVENLVFVSDRHQSIEHAVEVIFPEACHCACYKHISMNVTYKFKTDVCNTQIWLAAYTWSKRECDRHLQVLRQMDPPIAAYVDNIGLEKWARPYCLGDRYNIMTNNAAESLNNVTEEFRAYPITTLVEFIRFTLQNWFANRLEKASKCVTPFATHFEEDLIKQHEDGRRRSVLRNGAQLLNVGRGADGSDFEKGGDRLLHFVSVYALSSLYYTKETWKNTYDATINVVGEEDEWVLPEHMQNMRIGVPVEKKPVGRPRKSNAERLRTNRFPSNGQKVKEPRKCSNCGTLGHNKATCKARV; this is encoded by the exons ATGAGCTATGAGAAGGCTTGGAGGTGTCGAGAGAAGGGACTTATGTATTCGAGGGGTACGCCAGCAGCAGCTTATAGTCAGTTACCTGGTTACTTTTACGtgctggaacagaagaatccaggtACTATTACAGACATTATCACAGAGGATAACAGGTTCAAGTACTGTTTTTGGTCACTGGCTGCTTGTAGGAGGGGATTTAAGTTTTGTCGTCCTGTGATTAGTATCGACGGCACGTTCTTGAAGACAAGGTTTGGGGGCACAATGCTAGTTCCTGTAGCGTACGATGCAAATAACCAACTGTTTCCGATTGCCTTTGCAATTGTTGACAGCGAGAATCATGACTCTTGGAAGTATTTCTTGCAGAAGTTAAAGGAAGCGATTGGGGAGGTTGAAAACTTAGTGTTTGtatcggataggcatcaaagcattgaacatGCTGTCGAGGTTATTTTCCCCGAAGCATGCCACTGTGCATGCTACAAACATATTTCTATGAATGTCACCTACAAGTTCAAGACTGATGTATGTAACACGCAAATATGGTTGGCCGCTTACACATGGTCGAAGAGGGAATGTGATAGACATTTGCAGGTGCTCCGACAGATGGATCCTCCCATCGCTGCTTATGTTGACAATATAGGATTAGAAAAATGGGCTCGTCCTTATTGTCTAGGAGACAGGTACAACATCATGACAAACAACGCTGCAGAAAGCCTTAACAACGTGACTGAAGAATTCCGGGCATATCCAATAACTACTCTAGTTGAGTTCATAAGGTTCACACTACAAAATTGGTTTGCTAACCGTCTCGAGAAGGCAAGTAAGTGTGTTACCCCTTTCGCAACTCATTTTGAGGAAGATTTGATAAAGCAACACGAGGATGGTAGACGTAGAAGTGTCCTACGTAACGGTGCACAATTGTTGAATGTTGGAAGAGGTGCTGACGGTTCTGACTTTGAAAAAGGCGGAGAT CGCTTACTCCATTTTGTCAGTGTCTACGCTCTGTCATCCCTCTATTACACAAAGGAGACGTGGAAGAATACTTACGATGCAACAATTAATGTTGTGGGCGAGGAGGATGAATGGGTGCTTCCAGAACACATGCAGAACATGAGAATCGGTGTACCAGTGGAGAAGAAACctgtaggtcgtccaagaaaGAGCAATGCAGAAAGACTACGGACTAACCGATTTCCATCGAACGGTCAAAAAGTCAAGGAACCACGCAAATGTTCAAACTGTGGCACATTGGGACACAACAAAGCTACTTGCAAGGCCAGGGTTTAA